In Deltaproteobacteria bacterium, the genomic window GTCCCGGTCCTTGGCCTCGGTGATGAGGTGCAGGTGGTTCTTCTGGATCGAGTAGTGCGCGAGATTGAGCCCGTGGTGGCCGAGCGCCGCCCGAAATGCGGCCTCGATCACCCGGAGCTGCGGCTTCTTGCGCAGGTTGGGTAGCTCTGACACGACCCTCATCGTCACGTGCACCGGAAACCGGCTGGCCAGGAGCGGTCGCGCCCGGTGCGGCAAGCTGCTCCCGGGCTGCTTCTTCCTCCCCGCACCCTTGCGTTTCCCGCCCCAGCCCTTCGCCTCCCGCATCGGCAAT contains:
- a CDS encoding transposase translates to MREAKGWGGKRKGAGRKKQPGSSLPHRARPLLASRFPVHVTMRVVSELPNLRKKPQLRVIEAAFRAALGHHGLNLAHYSIQKNHLHLITEAKDRDVLMKGLRGLAIRLARRLNDRLGRHGRVFAERYHQRILRTPSETKHALACVLQNRRKHCVPVPPSGEPTVGAPRTWLLRTGWKLRGKLRTDEVPGR